CTCTAAACAAACCAACCAAatataaaaaccaaaacacgCTCTTGGGTTACTGATTGCCTTACAGATTTTGGGGCATATCATTTCATCCtattcttgttctttttgatTCATGATATGCACCAAATTCTCTATCATGGTGATTGTGATGAATAGAAGGCCTGGaatattttgcttttttataaTGACTGTCattgaaaaaacaagaaaaagaagccaaCATAATAGATGCATTTTAATATAATTCAGAAGAGTAACATCTGCATTATTGGTACACTAGGATTCAGATTTTTTGGAACATAACTTCTATGGCCCcaaccaaaattgaaaaactgcAGATTATTCCTTCTGCttaaattgatattttaatgGTGCCCTCTATAACCCTAggagctgctgctgctgatagTTCTTTCTCCATGCTATCAACTTGGCACCTCAGAAACGTCGTACCAGTCCTGCTTGTTTCCTCAACTATACAGATTGCAGATATACAAGGCACATAAGAAACCGACACAATTTTTTACgcgcaaagaaaaaaaaaacttaagaaCAAATGCAACTGCTAGTTAGTTACCTGAAAGTAAGATTCAAGTTGGATCCTCAAGGTGTGGTGCTCTTGTTTCACTCTCTGGAAAGCCCAGAAgcagctgcaaaatcaaacataaaTTCATAATGATGTCACAGCAAGGAGAGAAAGAACTACAACATTGATTGCTACATGTTTATACATGAATATATATCTTACCCTTCAGCATTTCCTGCCAAACAAAATTCCTTAAATTGGGAGCATTCATTCTTCACCTTTATAGCTCCAATGCTGTTAGAAATCTAGCTTTAATGAGCACATTGGAGGAGCAATATATTTACTCAAGCTGATGTTAAAATGAAAGCAAGTAgtattgggtttttgttttttttttttttctcccttgGGTACCTTGAGCTACTACCCTTGAACTGGTGCATGTAATCATCCAGCTTGCCAAAATCAATAGGTCTACTTTGCCTGCATAAATCAATTTACAAATGAAGTTCATTTTAGTACTCGTCATACTTATTATCAATAATAGAAACACAGAGCACGACGACAAACTAGGAGCATGAATAGCGACTGCCAACACATATATAACTAAGACTATTGTTTTACTTACATGGTTTGTTCAATCTTTTGGAACAGTCTAGCTGAGTCTTTGTAGAACAATGTCACAATTTCCTCCACAAAATTGGGGTTAGCATCGTCTTCCAAATCCTCCAGCTGTACGAATTGCTGTGAATCCAGGAACTGCTGCAACATTGAACCAAACACATTGAGAAGATGAAGTAGTTGCACAATTTCAGAACTACTAAAATCGAAGAGCCCTGCTATCTATcctttttgtcaaaataagtaATACCAAATACATCAGCTTAATTATTACGCcaattttattcatttctaatatttttcaaaaacatAACATTGAAATGGGCTAAATCGGTAACGTTTGGCCAGTGTTGTACATTCAAATTTGGGCCTCGGtgttgcattaaaaaaaaagttgggcCTTGGTTTTTACTGACCGATTTCTAACCCTACCTGTATACTAAAACAGAGCAATACCTACCCGGATTGTTTTCTGCAACACCACCGCTGGTTTAATTCCATTTCTTAATCTTtaaaaagatagaaaattCTACCGATGGGTCTAACTCAATAGAAAAGTGTCAAATTTCAATGACACTttagtagtgtgtgtgtgtgagaaaccccgttacttgtattaaaaaaagaaaagatagaaAATCCTATGAGTG
The window above is part of the Prunus dulcis chromosome 1, ALMONDv2, whole genome shotgun sequence genome. Proteins encoded here:
- the LOC117615513 gene encoding histidine-containing phosphotransfer protein 4-like — encoded protein: MDRNQLQRQVALKRSSLFEQQFLDSQQFVQLEDLEDDANPNFVEEIVTLFYKDSARLFQKIEQTMQSRPIDFGKLDDYMHQFKGSSSSIGAIKVKNECSQFKEFCLAGNAEGCFWAFQRVKQEHHTLRIQLESYFQLRKQAGLVRRF